The following coding sequences are from one Oncorhynchus clarkii lewisi isolate Uvic-CL-2024 chromosome 20, UVic_Ocla_1.0, whole genome shotgun sequence window:
- the LOC139375814 gene encoding nucleolar transcription factor 1-like isoform X7: MNGSSSVSSASQTIQIKTEPVVDAWSKEDCLTLLERIRSLLPDGDAMKYKTTESHFDWEKVCFGGFTGDMCKQKWAKVSTEVRKFRTMTELIVDAIEFVKNPYKGKKLKTHPDFPKKPLTPYFRFFMEKRAKYAKIHPEMSNLDLTKILSKKYKELPDKKKQKYITEFQREKESFEKNMARFKEDYPELIEERKKSDLPEKPKTPQQLWYNHEKKTYMKLHPDVSQKELKEALRRQWSQLSDKKRLKWISKALELQKDYAGCMRVYQEAHPDAEEHVKSVLTKAERQLKDKFDGRPTKPPPNGYSLYCAELMVNMKDVPSTERMVLCSKQWKVMTQKEKDMFQKRCEQKKKQYEIDLQRFLESLPEEERDRVMTEEKLGGSRLGMGGVGSPHRSKSPSAKERCREAEQGHWVHSGLTTKEKRDGKKRTKLPETPKTAEEMWQQGVVGDYLAKYRSDRKKTQSAMESAWKAMEKKEKIPWIKKAAEDQKRYERELLEMRTAQAGAGQRKPKFEGEPRKPPVSGYQMFSQELLTNGELNHFSLKERMVEIGKRWHKLSQSHKDKYKKLVEELQIEYKAELEAWVKSLSPQERAVYKEFSTTKRRSTTKARGGPGAKVRVTAVKGKAQDTSDSDDDDKTDSSDSDDESSGSSDSEDDNDDDDDDQSEGSSSSSSEDSSDSDTD; this comes from the exons ATGAACGGCAGCAGCAGTGTGTCCTCTGCGTCACAGACCATCCAGATAAAAACAGAACCAG TTGTGGATGCTTGGAGTAAGGAGGACTGCCTCACTCTTTTGGAGAGAATTCGGAGCCTGTTGCCTGATGGTGATGCCATGAAATACAAAACCACAGAGTCCCACTTTGACTGGGAGAAGGTCTGCTTCGGAGGCTTCACCGGTGACATGTGCAAACAGAAGTGGGCGAAGGTGTCCACCGAG GTGCGGAAGTTTAGGACTATGACCGAGCTCATAGTTGATGCAATTGAGTTTGTGAAGAACCCTTACAAAGGCAAGAAATTGAAG ACACATCCAGACTTTCCAAAGAAACCCCTTACACCGTATTTCCGGTTCTTCATGGAGAAGCGAGCCAAGTATGCCAAGATCCACCCGGAGATGAGCAACCTTGACCTCACCAAGATTCTGTCCAAGAAATACAAGGAGCTCCCAGACAAAAAAAAG CAAAAGTACATCACAGAGTTTCAGCGAGAGAAGGAGTCCTTTGAGAAGAATATGGCCCGATTCAA AGAGGACTACCCGGAGTtgatagaggagagaaagaagtcGGACCTCCCTGAGAAGCCCAAGACACCCCAGCAGCTGTGGTACAACCATGAGAAGAAGACCTACATGAAGCTCCACCCTGAT GTGAGCCAGAAGGAGCTGAAGGAAGCTCTGAGGAGACAGTGGTCCCAACTGTCAGACAAGAAGAGACTTAAGTGGATCAGCAAGGCCCTGGAGCTGCAGAAAGACTATGCG GGTTGTATGAGAGTCTACCAAGAGGCCCATCCAGACGCTGAAGAGCACGTCAAGTCCGTCCTCACCAAAGCCGAGCGGCAGCTCAAGGACAAGTTCGACGGCAGGCCAACCAAACCACCGCC GAACGGTTACTCCCTATACTGTGCCGAGCTGATGGTGAACATGAAGGATGTTCCCAGTACGGAGCGTATGGTGCTGTGCAGTAAGCAGTGGAAGGTGATGACGCAGAAGGAGAAGGACATGTTTCAGAAACGCTGCGAGCAG AAAAAGAAGCAGTACGAAATTGACCTACAGAGGTTTCTCGAG AGCCTcccggaggaggagagagaccggGTGATGACGGAGGAGAAGCTGGGGGGCTCGCGGCTGGGCATGGGGGGTGTTGGCAGCCCTCACAGATCCAAGTCCCCGTCCGCCAAG GAGCGCTGTCGTGAAGCTGAGCAGGGGCACTGGGTACACTCCGGCCTGACGACGAAAGAGAAGCGCGACGGCAAGAAGAGGACCAAACTCCCTGAGACGCCCAAGACTGCCGAGGAGATGTGGCAACAAGGCGTCGTAGGAGACTACCTGGCCAAGTACagg AGTGACCGTAAGAAGACCCAGAGTGCCATGGAGTCAGCCTGGAAGGCcatggagaagaaggagaagatcCCTTGGATCAAGAAGGCGGCTGAAGACCAGAAGCGATACGAG AGGGAATTGTTGGAGATGAGAACAGCCCAGGCAGGAGCAGGCCAGAGGAAACCCAAGTTTGAAGGGGAGCCCAGGAAGCCACCAGT gagtgGCTACCAGATGTTCTCCCAGGAGTTGCTGACCAACGGCGAGCTGAACCACTTCAGCCTGAAGGAGCGGATGGTGGAGATCGGCAAGCGCTGGCACAAGCTCAGCCAGAGTCACAAGGACAAGTACAAGAAGCTGGTGGAGGAACTGCAGATTGAGTacaaggccgagctggaggccTGGGTCAAG tctctctctccccaggagCGAGCGGTTTATAAAGAGTTCTCCACCACG AAACGGCGGAGCACCACCAAGGCGCGGGGGGGCCCGGGGGCAAAGGTTCGCGTGACTGCAGTGAAGGGGAAGGCG CAGGATACGTCCGACTCAGATGACGATGACAAGACGGACTCGTCAGACTCCGACGACGAATCATCCGGCAGCTCCGACAGCGAAGATGAT aATGACGATGATGACGACGACCAATCTGAGGGCTCCAGCAGCTCTTCCTCAGAGGACAGCAGTGACTCAGACACAGACTag
- the LOC139375814 gene encoding nucleolar transcription factor 1-like isoform X6 yields MNGSSSVSSASQTIQIKTEPVVDAWSKEDCLTLLERIRSLLPDGDAMKYKTTESHFDWEKVCFGGFTGDMCKQKWAKVSTEVRKFRTMTELIVDAIEFVKNPYKGKKLKTHPDFPKKPLTPYFRFFMEKRAKYAKIHPEMSNLDLTKILSKKYKELPDKKKQKYITEFQREKESFEKNMARFKEDYPELIEERKKSDLPEKPKTPQQLWYNHEKKTYMKLHPDVSQKELKEALRRQWSQLSDKKRLKWISKALELQKDYAGCMRVYQEAHPDAEEHVKSVLTKAERQLKDKFDGRPTKPPPNGYSLYCAELMVNMKDVPSTERMVLCSKQWKVMTQKEKDMFQKRCEQKKKQYEIDLQRFLESLPEEERDRVMTEEKLGGSRLGMGGVGSPHRSKSPSAKVGLTKLQQERCREAEQGHWVHSGLTTKEKRDGKKRTKLPETPKTAEEMWQQGVVGDYLAKYRSDRKKTQSAMESAWKAMEKKEKIPWIKKAAEDQKRYERELLEMRTAQAGAGQRKPKFEGEPRKPPVSGYQMFSQELLTNGELNHFSLKERMVEIGKRWHKLSQSHKDKYKKLVEELQIEYKAELEAWVKSLSPQERAVYKEFSTTKRRSTTKARGGPGAKVRVTAVKGKAQDTSDSDDDDKTDSSDSDDESSGSSDSEDDNDDDDDDQSEGSSSSSSEDSSDSDTD; encoded by the exons ATGAACGGCAGCAGCAGTGTGTCCTCTGCGTCACAGACCATCCAGATAAAAACAGAACCAG TTGTGGATGCTTGGAGTAAGGAGGACTGCCTCACTCTTTTGGAGAGAATTCGGAGCCTGTTGCCTGATGGTGATGCCATGAAATACAAAACCACAGAGTCCCACTTTGACTGGGAGAAGGTCTGCTTCGGAGGCTTCACCGGTGACATGTGCAAACAGAAGTGGGCGAAGGTGTCCACCGAG GTGCGGAAGTTTAGGACTATGACCGAGCTCATAGTTGATGCAATTGAGTTTGTGAAGAACCCTTACAAAGGCAAGAAATTGAAG ACACATCCAGACTTTCCAAAGAAACCCCTTACACCGTATTTCCGGTTCTTCATGGAGAAGCGAGCCAAGTATGCCAAGATCCACCCGGAGATGAGCAACCTTGACCTCACCAAGATTCTGTCCAAGAAATACAAGGAGCTCCCAGACAAAAAAAAG CAAAAGTACATCACAGAGTTTCAGCGAGAGAAGGAGTCCTTTGAGAAGAATATGGCCCGATTCAA AGAGGACTACCCGGAGTtgatagaggagagaaagaagtcGGACCTCCCTGAGAAGCCCAAGACACCCCAGCAGCTGTGGTACAACCATGAGAAGAAGACCTACATGAAGCTCCACCCTGAT GTGAGCCAGAAGGAGCTGAAGGAAGCTCTGAGGAGACAGTGGTCCCAACTGTCAGACAAGAAGAGACTTAAGTGGATCAGCAAGGCCCTGGAGCTGCAGAAAGACTATGCG GGTTGTATGAGAGTCTACCAAGAGGCCCATCCAGACGCTGAAGAGCACGTCAAGTCCGTCCTCACCAAAGCCGAGCGGCAGCTCAAGGACAAGTTCGACGGCAGGCCAACCAAACCACCGCC GAACGGTTACTCCCTATACTGTGCCGAGCTGATGGTGAACATGAAGGATGTTCCCAGTACGGAGCGTATGGTGCTGTGCAGTAAGCAGTGGAAGGTGATGACGCAGAAGGAGAAGGACATGTTTCAGAAACGCTGCGAGCAG AAAAAGAAGCAGTACGAAATTGACCTACAGAGGTTTCTCGAG AGCCTcccggaggaggagagagaccggGTGATGACGGAGGAGAAGCTGGGGGGCTCGCGGCTGGGCATGGGGGGTGTTGGCAGCCCTCACAGATCCAAGTCCCCGTCCGCCAAGGTGGGTCTCACAAAACTACAACAG GAGCGCTGTCGTGAAGCTGAGCAGGGGCACTGGGTACACTCCGGCCTGACGACGAAAGAGAAGCGCGACGGCAAGAAGAGGACCAAACTCCCTGAGACGCCCAAGACTGCCGAGGAGATGTGGCAACAAGGCGTCGTAGGAGACTACCTGGCCAAGTACagg AGTGACCGTAAGAAGACCCAGAGTGCCATGGAGTCAGCCTGGAAGGCcatggagaagaaggagaagatcCCTTGGATCAAGAAGGCGGCTGAAGACCAGAAGCGATACGAG AGGGAATTGTTGGAGATGAGAACAGCCCAGGCAGGAGCAGGCCAGAGGAAACCCAAGTTTGAAGGGGAGCCCAGGAAGCCACCAGT gagtgGCTACCAGATGTTCTCCCAGGAGTTGCTGACCAACGGCGAGCTGAACCACTTCAGCCTGAAGGAGCGGATGGTGGAGATCGGCAAGCGCTGGCACAAGCTCAGCCAGAGTCACAAGGACAAGTACAAGAAGCTGGTGGAGGAACTGCAGATTGAGTacaaggccgagctggaggccTGGGTCAAG tctctctctccccaggagCGAGCGGTTTATAAAGAGTTCTCCACCACG AAACGGCGGAGCACCACCAAGGCGCGGGGGGGCCCGGGGGCAAAGGTTCGCGTGACTGCAGTGAAGGGGAAGGCG CAGGATACGTCCGACTCAGATGACGATGACAAGACGGACTCGTCAGACTCCGACGACGAATCATCCGGCAGCTCCGACAGCGAAGATGAT aATGACGATGATGACGACGACCAATCTGAGGGCTCCAGCAGCTCTTCCTCAGAGGACAGCAGTGACTCAGACACAGACTag